A single region of the Kryptolebias marmoratus isolate JLee-2015 linkage group LG10, ASM164957v2, whole genome shotgun sequence genome encodes:
- the LOC108233534 gene encoding glutamate-rich protein 1 isoform X1: MAHRKQVFQSKVLQKLYPASSTLRKEHSPPVAVEAQAKTSAVKRKASGQDTVLVFLFATFVPGDAGKTQNASNPRPRMYTVLPPPPDYNIHTDKSVTLPQLQSVNSSEDPAGESVHGSKEEVDEQNEAEEQSRRRRRRKRKKAPLQEPGKDEAPVNESSPGQSQVPVDEGECISRNKKRKLKKKMRKKKLLSMGLVPRAAPLEFTYIKEEEEDDERGAAELSEFLRTTAEICMSDSSLHAVRTPHLSAAVDDLLASIESGNKPDSVLKQLCRLKAFVQLKDTNSLEKALMELSSNPSMSAGETAAVVSLFKYWITDVLPLQRDGETRRSTARP, translated from the exons ATGGCACACAGGAAACAAG TGTTTCAATCAAAAGTCCTTCAGAAGCTCTATCCTGCCTCTTCCACACTGAGGAAGGAGCACAGTCCACCTGTCGCTGTAGAGGCTCAAGCCAAAACATCAGCTGTGAAACGAAAAGCATCTGGGCAGGACACTGTGTTGG tgtttttgtttgccacGTTTGTTCCAGGAGATGCAGGAAAGACGCAGAACGCATCCAACCCTCGCCCTCGGATGTACACAGTCCTACCCCCTCCTCCAGACTATAATATACATACGGATAAATCTGTCACGCTTCCCCAGCTTCAAAGCGTAAATAGTAGTGAGGATCCAGCTG GTGAAAGTGTCCACGGGAGCAAAGAAGAAGTGGATGAACAAAATGAGGCAGAGGAGCAaagcagaaggaggagaagaaggaagaggaagaaagcTCCTCTTCAGGAACCCGGGAAAGATGAGGCTCCAGTGAACGAGTCCAGCCCAGGTCAGAGTCAGGTGCCTGTAGATGAGGGAGAATGCATTAGCAGGAATAAGAAgagaaaactaaagaagaaaatGCGCAAAAAGAAGCTTCTGTCCATGGGTCTGGTGCCCAGGGCTGCTCCACTGGAGTTCACGTACattaaagaggaagaggaagatgatgagAGAGGAGCTGCTGAGTTGTCAGAGTTCCTGAGGACAACAGCAGAAATCTGTATGTCAGATT CCTCGCTGCATGCAGTACGGACGCCTCACCTGTCCGCTGCAGTGGATGACCTTCTGGCCAGCATCGAGAGTGGAAACAAGCCCGACTCCGTCCTGAAGCAGCTCTGCCGTCTCAAGGCCTTTGTTCAACTGAAAGATACAAACAGTCTGGAAAAGGCACTGATGGAGCTCAGCAGCAACCCCTCCATGTCTGCAG